The Sulfurihydrogenibium sp. YO3AOP1 genome has a window encoding:
- a CDS encoding prepilin-type N-terminal cleavage/methylation domain-containing protein — MSLTAKIEGERRKEKGFTLIELLIVIAIIAILASIAIPQYMKYQRKAKVSSYAEPIARACLMDLAAYCVENPSATLSIDSTIAKNCTTTTVTPGGTVNLNGGGFVCDNTGSITAGSVTATLGNISDYTASCTVINNGFKCTVQ, encoded by the coding sequence ATGTCTCTCACAGCAAAAATTGAAGGTGAGAGAAGAAAGGAAAAAGGTTTTACACTCATTGAGTTGCTCATCGTTATCGCTATCATTGCGATCCTTGCATCTATCGCTATTCCACAGTACATGAAGTACCAAAGGAAAGCTAAAGTTAGCTCTTACGCAGAACCAATAGCAAGGGCATGTTTGATGGACTTAGCTGCTTATTGCGTTGAGAATCCAAGTGCAACTTTGTCAATTGATTCTACAATAGCTAAAAATTGTACAACAACAACAGTTACACCAGGGGGAACAGTCAATCTTAATGGTGGCGGGTTTGTGTGTGATAATACAGGATCTATTACAGCAGGTAGCGTTACTGCAACACTTGGAAATATAAGTGATTATACTGCATCATGTACTGTAATAAATAACGGATTTAAGTGTACAGTTCAATAA
- a CDS encoding DUF2723 domain-containing protein — protein sequence MFSKIKLIHLILIFFSFIYLISLYPVFSTGDGGGLTVSAYMLGIAHPPGYPFYIELGKLFSFIPVGNIGSRIALISVLFSILSLYMVYLITKILIIKITNDEQYIEIFSVIPVVFLAVSYSYYFNSVVIKFYTLNLFLILVLFYIGLKSLIERNLNYKYVLTASFLLGLGASIHHTSLLISLSLLFVGFIYFKNFIKWLLPAVSFFALGFLVNLHLYIRSQVDTFTAAHKAENFEKFVAMILRKFYGSGSSLDAPVSALGTGEGLYYSLKNILYLFNINFSFAFIFFLLLGFIALFRKSKKIFLYTLIAFIMYSLILAKITLSGPFTIGILYVAANQYFLPALAFFSIISGLGIYYGFIFIKNQKMEFTYKFVPKILVVFPLVLLIGRLNETNNFNNWVPYYHGKDLLAITPISSIFSTYGDNHTFELWYVKILGRFRDDICHLTSHYYNNTNWRIEGCKPKDIYKSDIPEFFEGNVQSIMEKKRFLSSVNLAPEHPFYNFVKIKPLLYAFFWLKKDDNTQEEWFDNLNISKFKFLTPKVCLNHNTDDIFTFEMCKFFSNSYLVMASSIKPTIRLNELVVDADISYGSFKAPFKLTIYVSPQNQSFLEMFKAIRAYNDYSQSYLIPEELEKNVK from the coding sequence ATGTTCAGTAAAATAAAATTAATTCATTTAATTCTCATTTTCTTTTCATTTATTTATTTAATATCTCTTTATCCTGTATTCTCTACTGGTGACGGAGGAGGCTTAACTGTTTCTGCATATATGCTTGGTATAGCCCATCCACCAGGATATCCTTTCTATATAGAGTTAGGTAAATTATTTTCCTTTATACCAGTAGGAAATATAGGGTCAAGAATTGCATTAATATCTGTTTTATTCTCAATACTCTCTCTTTATATGGTTTATTTAATAACAAAAATTCTTATAATAAAAATAACTAATGATGAACAGTACATTGAGATTTTTTCTGTAATTCCTGTAGTCTTTCTTGCTGTTTCTTATTCTTATTATTTTAACTCTGTTGTTATAAAGTTTTATACATTAAACTTATTTCTTATCTTAGTTTTATTTTACATAGGTCTTAAATCTTTAATAGAAAGAAATTTAAATTATAAGTATGTGCTAACAGCATCATTTCTTTTAGGTTTAGGTGCTTCAATACACCATACAAGTCTATTGATATCTCTATCTTTGTTATTTGTAGGTTTTATTTATTTTAAAAATTTCATCAAGTGGCTTCTTCCTGCTGTTTCATTCTTTGCTCTTGGATTCCTTGTAAATTTACATCTTTACATAAGAAGTCAAGTTGATACTTTCACAGCAGCACATAAGGCTGAAAATTTTGAAAAATTTGTTGCTATGATTTTAAGGAAATTTTATGGCTCTGGCTCTTCCTTAGATGCACCTGTTTCAGCATTGGGCACAGGAGAGGGTTTATATTATTCATTAAAAAATATTCTTTATCTATTTAATATAAACTTTTCTTTTGCATTTATCTTTTTTTTACTTTTAGGATTCATCGCTCTTTTTAGAAAGAGTAAAAAAATATTTCTATATACTTTAATAGCATTTATAATGTACTCTTTAATCTTGGCAAAAATAACATTATCTGGACCATTTACAATAGGTATACTCTATGTCGCTGCTAATCAATATTTTTTACCAGCTCTGGCATTTTTTTCAATTATCTCAGGCTTGGGAATTTACTATGGTTTTATTTTTATAAAAAATCAAAAAATGGAGTTTACATATAAATTTGTTCCTAAAATTTTAGTTGTTTTTCCTTTAGTTTTATTAATTGGCAGGCTAAATGAAACTAATAACTTTAACAACTGGGTTCCTTATTATCATGGAAAGGATTTATTAGCAATAACTCCAATCTCTTCAATATTTTCAACATATGGAGATAATCATACTTTTGAATTATGGTATGTTAAAATTTTAGGAAGGTTTAGAGATGATATCTGTCATTTAACATCGCATTATTATAATAATACAAATTGGAGAATAGAAGGATGCAAACCAAAAGATATTTATAAAAGTGATATTCCTGAATTTTTTGAAGGTAATGTACAATCCATTATGGAGAAGAAAAGATTTTTATCAAGTGTTAACTTAGCTCCAGAGCATCCGTTTTATAATTTTGTTAAAATTAAACCTTTATTGTATGCATTCTTTTGGTTAAAGAAAGATGATAATACACAGGAAGAATGGTTTGATAATCTAAATATTTCTAAGTTTAAATTTTTAACTCCTAAAGTTTGTCTAAACCACAATACAGATGATATTTTTACTTTTGAAATGTGTAAATTCTTTTCAAATTCTTATTTAGTCATGGCAAGTTCTATCAAACCTACCATAAGACTAAATGAGCTTGTAGTTGATGCAGATATTAGTTATGGAAGCTTTAAAGCACCTTTTAAATTAACGATTTATGTTTCACCACAAAATCAAAGTTTCTTAGAAATGTTTAAAGCTATACGAGCCTATAATGATTATTCACAAAGCTATTTAATACCTGAAGAATTAGAAAAAAATGTTAAATGA
- a CDS encoding prepilin-type N-terminal cleavage/methylation domain-containing protein, with the protein MQLKNNKAFTIIEVLIAAFIIMIVTIGFLRGVLFFMQYSLANKMKDKASEYNLMVAKFYQTIDYSKINYFPKWQNETCDTTNSTCSFLQTDSDGDNIPDFYDPYNGNNDTFKTNPLSTANWLSVKPNNDGTCDYSNLPQINSLTSKPNCIISFKDNINIQKFRIYTTITTAKIMNGPLESGIAIGVITWYFDPNTNKYKSVHTIVFKEKTQ; encoded by the coding sequence ATGCAATTAAAAAATAATAAAGCTTTTACAATCATAGAAGTTCTAATTGCTGCATTTATAATAATGATAGTAACAATTGGATTTCTGAGAGGTGTTTTATTTTTTATGCAGTATTCTCTTGCTAATAAAATGAAGGATAAAGCATCTGAATACAATCTGATGGTAGCAAAATTTTATCAAACTATTGATTATAGCAAGATTAATTATTTTCCGAAATGGCAAAATGAAACCTGCGACACTACAAATAGTACATGTTCATTTCTTCAAACAGATTCAGATGGAGATAACATACCAGATTTTTATGACCCATATAACGGAAATAATGATACTTTTAAAACAAATCCGTTAAGTACTGCCAATTGGCTATCAGTTAAACCAAATAACGACGGAACTTGTGATTATTCCAATCTTCCTCAAATAAACAGCCTAACTTCTAAACCAAATTGTATTATATCGTTTAAAGATAATATAAATATACAAAAATTTAGAATTTATACAACCATAACAACAGCAAAAATAATGAATGGACCATTAGAATCTGGCATAGCGATAGGAGTTATTACTTGGTACTTTGATCCTAACACAAATAAATACAAATCTGTACATACTATAGTGTTCAAGGAGAAAACCCAATGA
- a CDS encoding prepilin-type N-terminal cleavage/methylation domain-containing protein: MNTSTIKAFTIVELIVVIAIISLLASISIPIYMKYQNKAKVTSYALPMVKACAYDAAGLCQEINISSSTTLSLNGLKNCESTIVPGGSLTINISGSVTCDSSGYVSDGTISGKLDSIEEYKASCYLNAKGIECSVK; encoded by the coding sequence ATGAATACATCAACAATAAAAGCTTTTACAATAGTAGAGTTAATAGTTGTTATCGCTATAATCTCTTTATTAGCCTCTATCTCGATACCTATATATATGAAATATCAAAATAAAGCAAAAGTAACTTCATATGCTTTACCAATGGTTAAAGCATGCGCATACGATGCGGCAGGTCTATGTCAAGAGATAAATATTTCATCATCTACTACTTTATCATTAAATGGATTAAAAAATTGTGAAAGTACAATTGTTCCTGGTGGAAGTTTAACAATAAACATAAGTGGCTCAGTTACATGTGATAGTAGTGGATACGTTTCCGATGGAACAATAAGTGGCAAACTTGATAGTATTGAAGAATATAAAGCATCATGTTATTTAAACGCAAAAGGTATTGAATGTTCAGTAAAATAA
- a CDS encoding ion transporter produces MKKLVILLIVIFLFFIIKNLIYQYKHYNSAKQQDGIAKVKAYEKVILSYVPFSPLGSKAVEELYLYCHTFKKDDERLYCLETLRTSIYQIQNPITRPYTEYLEKINPEIAKLRALESINWEFNNYTMADYKKLYNAQMQVLNYDNKPSDFWSLIVVLSLIGWISSVLLFIWKANNKKQILLYSLIFIVFFSLWIVSLYKA; encoded by the coding sequence ATGAAAAAGTTAGTTATATTACTTATTGTCATATTTTTATTTTTTATCATCAAAAACCTGATCTACCAATATAAACATTATAATTCTGCAAAACAGCAAGACGGGATAGCAAAAGTCAAAGCATATGAAAAAGTAATTTTATCTTATGTACCATTTAGTCCGCTTGGCTCAAAAGCTGTAGAAGAATTATACCTATACTGCCATACATTTAAAAAAGATGATGAAAGATTATACTGCTTAGAAACTCTTAGAACAAGTATATACCAAATACAAAACCCAATCACAAGACCATATACAGAGTATTTAGAAAAGATTAATCCTGAAATTGCAAAGTTAAGAGCTTTAGAATCTATCAATTGGGAGTTTAACAACTACACAATGGCAGACTATAAAAAACTATACAATGCACAAATGCAGGTATTAAATTATGATAATAAGCCTTCAGATTTTTGGAGTTTAATAGTTGTTTTATCTTTGATAGGCTGGATTTCTTCAGTGCTATTGTTTATCTGGAAAGCAAACAACAAAAAGCAGATTTTATTATACTCTCTAATATTTATAGTATTTTTCTCACTTTGGATTGTAAGTTTATATAAAGCATGA
- a CDS encoding glycosyltransferase family 4 protein, with translation MKVLILNRRCIKHPEKGGAENYTYHIARGLIEAGYSVEWFSSKTKELKNEEVIDGIKFIRKGNELTTHFYGFMYMLNKNQDWLIIDEFNGVGYFTFFKKNSILLIHQLYEEFWNTELGFIGYIPRFLEKIFLRLYKNKKTITVSPSTQLDLKNLGFKDIQIVYNGLEYQPLEEVPKKNENLTLLYLGRLKKTKNPESAIKKYLKVKERIKDANLFVAGTGPLLDYLKDKYSNIEGIKFLGYVSEEEKINLIKQSHFLIVPSIREGWGQVVIQANAFGTPAVGYRVHGLVDSIKDNETGFLVNSEDEAVKKIIDIWNNKQEYSKLCQNALNWAKNFSWDKTKEEFIKAIKEFEK, from the coding sequence ATGAAAGTTTTAATTTTAAACAGAAGATGTATAAAACATCCTGAAAAGGGCGGAGCTGAAAATTATACATACCATATCGCAAGAGGCTTAATAGAAGCTGGATACAGCGTTGAGTGGTTTTCTTCAAAGACAAAAGAATTAAAAAATGAGGAAGTAATTGATGGTATAAAGTTTATTCGTAAAGGAAACGAGCTTACAACTCATTTTTATGGATTTATGTATATGCTAAACAAAAATCAAGATTGGCTAATCATAGATGAGTTTAACGGCGTAGGATATTTTACATTCTTCAAGAAAAACTCAATATTGCTTATACATCAGCTGTATGAAGAGTTTTGGAACACAGAGCTTGGATTTATTGGCTACATCCCAAGATTTTTAGAAAAGATATTTTTAAGATTGTACAAAAACAAAAAAACTATCACGGTCTCACCATCAACCCAATTAGATTTAAAAAACCTTGGATTTAAGGATATACAAATAGTTTATAACGGCTTAGAATATCAACCATTAGAAGAGGTGCCAAAGAAAAATGAAAATCTAACATTGCTGTATCTTGGAAGGCTGAAAAAAACAAAAAATCCAGAATCTGCAATCAAAAAATATTTAAAAGTGAAAGAGCGTATAAAAGATGCAAATCTTTTTGTTGCCGGTACAGGTCCTTTGTTGGATTATTTAAAAGATAAGTATTCAAATATTGAAGGAATAAAATTTTTAGGTTATGTCTCGGAAGAAGAAAAGATAAATTTAATAAAACAGTCTCACTTTTTGATTGTTCCAAGTATTCGGGAGGGGTGGGGGCAGGTTGTAATACAGGCTAACGCTTTTGGAACGCCGGCAGTTGGCTATAGGGTTCATGGTCTTGTTGATAGCATAAAAGACAATGAAACAGGTTTTTTAGTAAATTCTGAAGATGAAGCTGTGAAAAAGATTATAGACATTTGGAATAATAAACAAGAGTATAGTAAGCTATGCCAAAATGCTTTAAATTGGGCTAAAAACTTTTCTTGGGATAAAACAAAGGAAGAATTTATAAAAGCTATAAAGGAATTTGAAAAATGA
- a CDS encoding prepilin-type N-terminal cleavage/methylation domain-containing protein: MKNRGYTIFELLVVIAISLIIGAAFYTFYNTVIKENISKSTIAKQEQDAFILANQIVKDLSTIGFGVDADRLKINGGTACDLDDTNNPFLTYCSTQKQLAYLSLAGSEDQYAGCWGFIDSTGALKMTVDNKNLSYSYLNKLCQPIAGKYIRLNTSKYLLETFTYDPNNPDSSKSNSYAFYVGNNTYPNDFKIIYNLNNTNLPRECAQGTSNLQKTIGTSSSPVISCVLDFQVKYVKTDNTVATSITNLNELSAIKLCMIVQVGGRQSVPDNPPNYSQAGGCDQFNYSNNDWRYYRWAVIEQVIPLMNIR, translated from the coding sequence ATGAAAAATAGAGGATATACAATATTTGAACTTCTTGTTGTCATAGCAATTTCATTGATAATTGGGGCTGCTTTTTATACTTTTTATAATACTGTTATTAAAGAAAATATCAGTAAAAGCACTATAGCTAAACAAGAGCAGGACGCTTTTATTCTTGCAAATCAAATTGTTAAAGATTTATCTACAATTGGTTTTGGCGTTGATGCAGATAGATTGAAAATAAATGGTGGTACGGCTTGTGATTTAGATGATACAAACAATCCATTTTTAACATACTGCTCTACACAAAAACAATTAGCTTATTTAAGCTTAGCAGGTTCTGAAGATCAATATGCTGGATGCTGGGGTTTTATTGATAGTACAGGTGCGTTAAAGATGACTGTGGATAACAAAAATCTTTCATATAGCTATTTAAATAAACTATGTCAGCCAATTGCTGGTAAATATATTAGACTTAATACATCAAAATACTTATTAGAAACCTTTACATATGATCCTAACAATCCTGATTCTTCAAAAAGCAATTCCTATGCATTTTATGTAGGAAATAATACATATCCAAATGATTTCAAAATAATTTATAATCTAAACAATACAAATTTACCAAGAGAATGTGCCCAAGGAACTTCTAATTTACAGAAAACTATAGGGACAAGCTCATCTCCAGTAATATCATGTGTATTAGATTTTCAAGTTAAATATGTAAAAACAGATAACACAGTAGCAACTTCAATAACTAACTTAAATGAATTATCAGCAATAAAACTATGTATGATAGTCCAGGTTGGTGGAAGACAGTCTGTACCAGATAATCCACCTAACTATTCACAAGCTGGTGGTTGTGATCAATTTAACTATTCAAACAATGATTGGAGGTATTACAGATGGGCGGTAATAGAGCAAGTAATCCCATTAATGAATATAAGATAA